The DNA window GCGGGCTTCCTGGTGGAAGGCATCCACCTGCGCAGCAACGGCTTCAAGGAGCTGGACGGAGGCGGCACCACGGGCTTCCGTCGCAACGAGTGGATGGCCAAGGGGCGCTATCGCCTGGTGCCCGAGGGCGCCGTTCGCCAGACGCTCAACCTCAAGCTGGGCTACTCCGACGAGCTCTCCAACGAGACGTACCTGGGCCTGTCGGACGAGGACTTCCGCGCGAACCCGCTGCGCCGCTATGCCGCCAGCGCGCTGGACCAGATGAAGTGGCACCGCACCCAGGTGGCGGTCAGCCACGTGCTGGAGTCCGGCTCGCTGGCCATCACCACGACGGCCTACCGCAACGACTTCGCGCGCGTGTGGCGCAAGGTGAATCGCTTCGGCGGCGCCACCATCGCCAACGTGCTGGCCGACCCGACGAGCGCGCGCAACGCCATCTACTACGGCGTGCTCACCGGGCAGCTCGACACGTCGTCCACCCAGGACACGTTGTTCATCGGCCCCAATGACCGCACCTTCGTCTCCCAGGGCGTCCAGAGCGTCGCGCGGTGGAACACCACCACCGGGCCGGTGAGCCACAGCATCGAAGTGGGCGCGCGCTTCCATTTCGACAGCATCGACCGGAAGCACTCCGAGGACGCCTACCGCATGATGGGCGGCGAGCTGGTCCGCGCCGGTGAGCCCACCGTCACCACCGCGAGCAACGAGGACTCCACCCACGCCGTCTCGCTGCATGTGACGGACGCCATCGCCTGGGGCCCGGTCGTCCTGACGCCGGGACTGCGCCTGGAGGTCATCCGCTCGCGCTCGTATGACCGGCTCAAGGGCACGGACAAGAGTGGCGCCCTGGAGGTGCTGATGCCCGGCATGGGCGCCTATGGCGCGGTGACGCCCAACTTGGGCTTCTTCGCGGGGGCGTATCGCGGCTTCTCGCCACCGTCGCCGGGCCAGCCGGACTCGGTGAAGCCGGAGAAGAGCATCAACTACGAAGGCGGCGCCCGCTGGACGCGCCGGGGCGAGCGCTTCGAGGTCGTCGGCTTCTTCAACGACTACACGAACCTCACCGCCATCTGCACCTTCTCCGGGGGCTGCGTGGACGAGGACCTGGACCGGCAGACGGACGCCGGACGGGCTCAAATCTACGGACTGGAAGTCTTCGCGGAGAAGACGTTCCGGCCCGGCGGGGGCATGACGTTCCCGCTCTCGGCCTCGTACACGCTCACGAGCACCGAGCTGCTGAACGACTTCCGCTCGGCGGACCCGCAGTTCGGCGCGGTGAAGGCTGGAGATGAGCTGCCGTACGTGCCTCGCCACCAGGTCTACGCCTCGGCGGGCGTGGAAGGTGCGCTGGGCGGCGTGTTCGTCAGCGCGCTCTACGTCGACAGCATGCGCGAGAAGGCCGGGCAGGGTGAGGCCGCTCCAGGAGAGCGGACGGACTCGCTGCTGACCTTCGATGTCAACGCGAACTGGAACTTCACGCGTTGGGGACAGCTCTACCTGAGCGCTCGCAACGTGCTGGACGCGGAGGACATCGTCTCGCGGCGTCCCTACGGTGCTCGCCCGAATGCGCCGCGCACGGTGATTCTGGGCTTCAAGCTCGCGCACAACTGAGTGGCGAGAACCCGCGCGCCCTGGCTTCCGCTGCCAGGGCGTGCCGTGGAGGCTCAGAGGTAGAAGCGGTCCGTCACGCCCGCGGTGCGCTGGAGGATGGCGCTCCAGCCCAGCCACAGCTCGATGCCGCTGCGAGCCGTCTCCGACTCGGCCCCCAGCGCGCCGAGCGAGCCCGTGCAGCCGGCCAGCGTGCACAGGCCCGACTCCTTCAGGTGCTCCAGCAGCGCGCGCAGCGTGGGCATGCCGCGCGACTCGAAGCGCTCGGAGATGTCGTCGCGGCCCTTGAAGTCCGGCTCGTCCAGCGAGCCCTTCAGGAACCGCTCGAGTGCCCACCAGAAGAGGTACACCTCCGCGCGCCGCCCAGACGCGGTCGCCGCGGCGGCGATGGACAGTCCCTGGTGGACCCGGTCGTAGTCTCCGCTGTGCAGGAAGACGACCACCTTGGGCGATGCGGGCGCGCTCACGCGGGGCCTCATACCGTCCAGCAGCCGCATCCGTCCATTGGCGTCCCGCAGCGAACCGCTCGGGGTCCTTTGGCTTGCGCCTCTCCCCTGGCGCTTGCTAGGAAACCCGCGCCCCTTCAAGCACTTACAGGACTTGAGGGTTTTCGGGACGGACCGGCTCAGACATGGTCGAGGACACCACAGCACGGCGGAAAGACGCTCACCTCGACCTGTGCGCCAAGGGCGAGGTGGAGCCCGTCGAGAACAGCACCCTGCTGGAGCACGTGCATCTGGTCCATTGCGCCATGCCGGAGATGGCCGTGGAGGACGTGGACCTCTCCACGCCGTTCCTGGGCAAGCGGCTGCGCTACCCGTTGCTCGTCACCGGAATGACGGGAGGCACCGAGCGGGCAGGCGCGGTCAATCGTGACCTCGCCCTGCTCGCCGAGCGCCACGGCCTGGCCTTTGGTGTGGGCAGCCAGCGCGCCATGGCGGAGGACGCGGCGAGGGCGGTGACGTTCCAGGTGCGACAGGTGGCCCCCACGGTGGCGCTGCTGGGGAACATCGGGATGTACCAGGCGGTGGGGCTGGGCGTGGACGGGGTGCGGCGGCTGATGGATGCGATTGGCGCGGATGGAATCGCGCTGCACCTCAACGCCGGGCAGGAATTGACCCAGCCGGAAGGCGACCGGGACTTCCGAGGCGGTTACGAGGTGGTGCGGGCGTTGGTGGGAGCGCTGGGCGAGCGGCTCTTGGTGAAGGAGACCGGGTGTGGCATTGGCCCGGAGGTGGCTCGGCGGCTGGTGGAGCTGGGGGTGCGCAACCTGGATGTTTCGGGGTTGGGTGGCACTTCGTGGGTTCGCGTGGAACAGCTTCGGGCCTCGGGCGTACAAGCCAAGGTGGGGGCGGAGTTCAGTGCGTGGGGGATTCCCACGGCGGCGGCGGTGGCGACGGTGCGCGCGGCGGTGGGGGCGCAGGTCCGACTGGTGGGCAGTGGTGGGATTCGCACGGGGCTGGAGGTGGCGAAGGTGCTGGCGCTGGGTGCGGACCTGGCGGGCATGGCGCTTCCCCTGTTCCGGGCGCAGCAGGAGGGCGGGGTGGAGGGAGCGGAGCGCGCCTTGGAGGTCATCCTCACGGGGCTGCGGCATGCGCTGGTGCTGACGGGGAGCAGGAGCTGCGCCGAGCTTCGGCGGCGGCCTCGGGTGGTGGGTGGGGTCTTGAAGGATTGGATGGCGGCGCTGTAGTGCGGGTGCTCGCCGACGCGGGAAAGAAGGAAGACTCAATATGTCTGAGACGGTGACGTCCCGGCTCGCCGGGTTCCACAAGCTGCCGATGGACGAGCGCCTCGCGCAGCTCGCCCGCATGTTCCGGCTGTCGCCCGGTGACTTGGAGCAGCTGCGTGGGACCGAGGCCCTGCAGCCGGTGCTGGCCAACCAGATGATTGAGAACGCGGTGGGGACCTTCTCCCTGCCGCTGGGCCTGGGGCTCAATCTCCAGGTCAACGGGCGCGACTACCTGGTCCCCATGGCGGTGGAGGAGCCGTCCGTGGTGGCCGCGGTGTCGTTCGCCGCGAAAATCGTCCGCGAGGCCGGTGGCTTCATCGCCGAGGCCGACGAGTCGATGATGATTGGCCAGATCCAGGTCACCCGGTACGGCGACCCGACCGAGGCCTCGGAGAAGATTCTCGCGCACAAGGAGCAGCTCCTCGCGCTCGCCAACAGCTTCCACCCGGCCATGGTGGCCCGTGGCGGTGGCGCCAAGGACGTGGAGGTTCGCGTCCTGCCGGCCCCCGAGGGACCGCGCGGCGAGCCCCTGCTCGTTGTCCACATCCTCATCGACACGCAGGAGGCGATGGGGGCCAACCTCATCAACACCGTGGCGGAGGGCGTGGCGCCGCTGGTGGAGCAGATCACCGGTGGCAAGGTGTACCTGCGCATCCTCTCCAACCTGGCGGACCGCCGGCTGTCGCGCGCGACGTGCCGCATCCCGTTGTCGCTCCTGGCGGACTTCGAGATGCCAGGTGAGGTCATCGCTGAGGGCATCGCGCAGGCGAGCCGCTTCGCGGAGGCGGACCCGTACCGCGCGGCCACGCACAACAAGGGCGTGATGAACGGCATCGACTCGGTGGCCATCGCCACCGGGCAGGACTGGCGCGCCATCGAAGCGGGGGCGCACGCGTTCGCCTGCCGCGGCGGCCAGTACCGTCCGCTGTCGACGTGGTACCTGGAGGAAGGGCACCTGGTGGGCCGCATCGAGCTGCCCATGGCGCTGGGCATGGTGGGTGGGCCCATCAAGGTGCACCCGGGCGTGCAGCTGGCGCTCAAGCTCGTGCGCGCGACGAGCGTGCGGGAGCTGTCCATGGTGTTCGCGGCGGTGGGCCTGGCGCAGAACTTCGCGGCGCTCCGGGCGCTGGGGAGCATCGGCATCCAGAAGGGCCACATGGCGCTGCACGCGCGCTGCGTGGCGGTGACGGCGGGCGCGCGCGGGGACTGGGTGGAGAAGCTGGCGGACCTGCTGGTGAAGGCGGGGCACGTGAAGGTGGAGAAGGCGCGGGAGATTCTCGCCAGCCTGTCCGCCGAGGACGCCGCGGCAGCCACGGGTACGACTCTCTGAGCGCCGTGGCCACCGGAAACTCCCTGTCCACGTTTGGCGCTGGCAAGGTCATCCTCCTGGGTGAGCACAGCGTCGTCTATGGCCACCCCGCGCTGGCGGGCCCGCTGTCCCAGGGCGTGAAGGCGCGAGGCGTGCCGGCGAAGAAGTGCCAGCTCGTCCTGCCCTCCACGCTGAGCCGGGCGCAGCGGACGCTGCTGCTGGGGGCGTTCAACCGCGCCGCGAAGCTCGTCGGCGAGCCACCCGTGAAGGTGTCGTTGGACCCGGAGCTGCCGCTGGCCGTGGGCCTGGGCAGCTCCGCCGCGTTGTCCGTGGCGTGCGCGCGCATGCTGCTGCTCGCCGCGGGCAAGGCGCCTTCGTCCAAGGAGGCCGCGCGCCTGGCGTGGGCGATGGAGCAGGAGTTCCACGGCACGCCCTCCGGCGTGGACCACACGACGAGCGCGGAGGAGCAGCTGCTGCTCTACCGCAAGCAGCCAGGTGCGTCCTCGGTGGGGAAGGGCAAGACGGTGGACAGCCCGCGCGCGCTGAAGGTCGTGGTGGCGCTGGCGGGCGAGCGCAGCCCCACGAAGAAGACGGTGGCGGCGTTGCGGCAGCGGCAGGCGCGCTGGCCGGAGCGCTACCAGCGCATCTTCAAGGAGATGGGGAAGCTGGCGTCGGAAGGCGCGAAGGCGGTGGAGGCGGGTGACCTGGAGGCGCTGGGGGACGCGATGAACGTCAACCAGGGGCTTCTGTCGGCGCTGGGCCTGTCGTCGACGCCGTTGGAAGAGATGGTGTATCGACTGCGGAGCCTGGGCGCGCTGGGCGCCAAGCTCACCGGCGCGGGTGGGGACGGCGGAGCCGTGGTCGGTCTGTTCACTGATCCTGAGTCCGCGGTGGTTCAGCTCACCCGGCAAGGTGTGCGCTGCTTCAGCAGCCAGCTCGCGGGTCCGCGGGCGTTGTGAGAGTTCCCATGAAAGCAACAGCCCTGGCGCATCCCAACATCGCCCTGGTGAAGTACTGGGGGAAGCGGGACGACGCGCTGATTCTTCCGCACCAGTCCAGCCTGTCCATGACGCTGTCGCCGCTGTCGGTGACGACGACGGTGGAGTTCGGCGTGGCGACGGACGCGGTGGACATCAATGGCCACACCGCGAAGGGCAGCGAGCGCGAGCGGGTGCTGAAGCTCCTGGAGTCGGTGCGCGCGCAGACGAAGCAGGCGCTGGGGCCCGCGAAGGTGGTGTCGCGCGGAGATTTCCCCATGGCGGCGGGACTGGCGAGCAGCGCGGCGGGCTTCGCGGCGCTGGCGGTGGCGGGGCGCGCGGCGGCGGGGCTCCCGTCGGATGCGCGCGCGGCGAGCATCCTGGCGCGACTGGGAAGTGGCTCGGCCTGCCGCAGCGTGGAGGGTGGCTTCTGCGAGTGGCTGCGCGGCGAGCGTCCGGATGGCGAGGACAGCTATGCGGTGCAGCGCTTCGATGCCGCGCACTGGCCGGACCTGCGCATGGTGGTGGCCGTCGTCGACCGGGGCGAGAAGGACGTGAAGTCCCGCGACGGCATGAAGCAGACGGTGGAGACCAGTCCGTACTACCCGGCCTGGGTGCGCGACGCGGAGGCGGAGGTGCCTCGAGCGCGCGAGTTCATCGCCCGGAAGGATTTGCAGGCGCTGGGCGAGTTGTGTGAGCGCAACGCGTGGCGGATGCATGCCACGTCGCTCGCGGCCGACCCCCCGCTCTGCTACCTCAACGCGGGCACGCTGGGGCTCATCCAGCAACTGCGCGAGGCGCGCAAGAAGGGCGTGCCCGTCTGGTTCACGCTGGACGCGGGACCCAACCCGGTACTGCTGACGGACGCGGCGCACGAGGTGGCGGCGGAGGCGCTCGCGCGTGCGTGTGGCGCGCTCGACGTGGTCCGCTGCGTGCCCGGTGGCGACGCGGTGCTGAAGCAGGAGCACCTGTTCTGATGGACCGCGCCCTCTCGGCGCCGGGCAAGCTGTTCGTCTCCGGCGAGTATGCGGTGCTGTGGGGCGGGGTGGCGCGGGTGGCGGCGGTGGCTCCCCGCACCGCGGCTTATGTGCGGCGGCGCGAGGATGCGCGCGTGCACGTCTGCATCGAGGAAGGGACGCTGGCGGGCAGCGTGACGCCCAAGGGTGTGCGCTGGGCTCGCGAGGTGCCGCAGGGCTTTCTCTTCGTGGCGCGTGCGCTCGACGAGGCCCTGCGCGCGCATGGCCGCGCGAGCCAGGGCTTCGACCTCGCGATTGCGCCTTCCGCGGTGGGCCCCAATGGCCAGAAGCTGGGCATGGGCGGCAGCGCATGCGCGACGGTGCTCGCGGCCGAGGGCGCGCGCTATGTGCTCGAGGAGCGCCACGACACGCTGAAGCTCGCGCTCCTGGCGCACACGCTGGGGCAGGGCGGCAAGGGCAGCGGCGGCGACGTGGCGGCGAGCTTCGCGGGCGGAGTGCTGCGCTATCGACGCTATGATGTGTCGCCCCTGGTCGACGCGAGCAATGGCGGGCGGCTGGGTGCGGCGCTGGCCGAGTCACCTTCGGTGGACGTGTGGCGTCTGCCCACGCCTCGCGTGGCCATGGCCTATGCCTTCACGGGCGAGAGTGCGTCCACGAAGGTGCTCATCGGCCAGGTGGAGGCGCGGCTGGAAGAGGTGGGCCGTCGGGCCTTCGTGGCTCGCTCGGACACGGTGGGGCAGGCCGTGGAGGACGGGCTCGCGGGCGGAGACTTCCGAGGCTTCACCGAGGCCGTGACGGCGCAGCACGCGTTGTTGTTGGAGCTGGGCCCGTTGGAGACGGAGGCCATGCGGCGCGTGCTGTCGATGGCGTCGGCCTACGGCTGCGCGGGAAAGCTGTCGGGTGCGGGGGGCGGCGACGGCTGCATCCTCTTCGCGCCGGACGTGGAGGCTCGCGCCGAGCTGTGCAAGGGACTGGAGGCTCGCGGCTTCCACACCCTGCTGCTGGAACCCGAGCCCGGAGTCCGCGGAGAGACTCACGTGGATGCCCGGCTTCGCGCGTGGATGGACGCGCTCGTCTGACTCAGAACATGTGGCCGAAGGTGACGTAGACGCGCTGGCGTCCCGTCTCCGTCGAGCGCGCGTAGTCCAGGCGGACGATGGCGGCGCGCCGGGACAGGCGCACGCCTCCGCCGATGCCCGGGTGCCACTCGTGCCACTTGCCGTCGGAGACGCCCGGGTGCCAGACGCGGCCCAGGTCCAGGAACATCACCGCGCCCACCTTCATGCTCTTGCCGAACACCTGGAGGTTCGCGGCGTGGAAGCGCAGCTCCGTGTTGGTGAACGCCTTGATGTTGCCGGAGAAGCGGTTGCGCTCGATGCCGCGCACGCTGCTCATACCGCCAATGCCCTCGGACACGTTGACGCCGCCCGTGTTGCTCCACTCGAAGAACGGGACGTCGCCAAAGAGCATGTCCAACGTCAGCCGCTGCGCCAGCGTCAGGCGCGATGACAGCCGCACGTAGCGGCGCTCGCTCAAGGTGATGCCCGCGTACTGGTAGCGGCTGCCCGTGGCCTGTCCGGAGACGCGCAGCGCAATCTCCTCCACGCCGCCTTCCAGCGGGTCCGTCTCGTCGTCGCGGGTGTCCCACAGCGCGCCGACCAGGAGCTGGCCAGTGGAGCCGCCCTCGATTCCGAGCGGACGCTGCTGCGTCAGCATGGAGTGGTCATACGCATCCACGCTCGTGTATCGCCACGCGTAGCCGACGTAGGACTGAAGCGGATGCTCGGGGCCGAAGGGGCGGCCTCGCAGCCGGAACCACGCGCCGGGCGCTCCCTTGTCGAAGGCGTAGCGCTCATTGTCCACGTCGCCACGGAAGTCCGGCGCGGACAGATTGCCCGCACCGAAGAAGGGGCTGCGCAGCTCCCGCTTGTACTCGAGCCCGGCCTCCAGCCGCAGCGGACCGATGAGCCGAGGTCCGTCGTAGCGCAGGTAGTGGCTCTGCACGCCTCGGCTGCTGAACAACACCTGCGCGCCGATGCCGTGCGCGTACGGAGTCTTGCCCGGGCCGTACAGGTAGATGCCGCCTACCGCGCCGTAGCTCAGTCCGTGGTCTGAGCTGAACGTCATCATCGGCAGCGCGATGATGTCCGAGCCGGAGTCCGTCTGCGTGGGGGGCAGTCCTGGCGCTGGCCGGGAGGGCGACTTCACCGGCGCGGCGGCAAGAATGACGAGCAGGACAGCGGGAAGGAGCATGGGGACCGTGGTGACGCGTCACTGTGTCGGAACCATCCCGACAGAAGGACGGCGCTACTTGCCCGCCTGCATTCCAGGAGGGCTGCCTTCGACTGAAGGCGGCCGTCCCCCCAAGTGCTCATTTTGGCTGCTGGGGGAGGGGAGTCGTCAACGTGAGTGCTGCCATGACTCCAACTTCTGGGATGTGGGCACGTACGCTTGCACGGCGGATTCGTTCGAAAGTTCCGCCCGTGGCGGCGCCTGGGCGCCGGAAGCTGTTGATTGTCCACCTCGACGGCGTACCCAAAGCCCTTCTGGACGAGGCGATGGTTGGCGGGCAACTGCCGTTCTTCTCCCGACTCATCCGGTCCGGCGAGTTTCTCCTGGATGACGCCTTTTGGGGTTCTCCGACCTCGACGCCGTACTTCCAAGCGGGGCTCCTGTACGGGCTGCGGCACTCCAACCTGCCGGCGTATTCCTGGTTCGACCGGGAGCTGGGACGCGAGCTGCGGATGAACGTGCCCGCGGACGCGCTGGAAATCGAGCGGCGGCTGCGGGGCACCGGGCGCGACAGCCTGCTGGATGGCGGCGGCCATGGGTACTTCACGCTGTTCCGTGCGGGCGCGGAGAACGCGCTGAGCATGAGCACGCTGGGCAGCCTGAAGCTGATGGCCCAGGGCTTCTCCTACGAGATGATGGGGCTGGCCGCGGGGAGGACTCGAAGTGTCTGGTCCTTCCTTCGCTCGTTGGGCGTGGACGCGTGGCAGTCGGCGCGCGAGATGATGCGCTGGGCTCGAGCGTTGGGGAACTGGAGCCACGAGAGCGCCTTCCTCGTCAGCCGCATCTTCTTCCAGCGGTTGGGGTGGAGCTTCGCGCACACCAAGGCCCTGGTGGACATGGCGCGCGGCGTGCCCGTCATCTACCTGGTGTACGGCAACTACGATGAGACGGCGCATCGCCGAGGTCCGCGTTCGACGCTGGCGCGCTCGGAGCTGCACCGCGTGGATGCGTCCCTCGCGGAGCTCCACGCGATGGCGCGCTCGGTGGAGCAGCCCTACGACGTCGTCATCCTCTCGGACCACGGCCACGTGGACAGTGTTCCCCTGGAGCAGCGCCAGGGCGCGCGTCTGAAGTCCGTGCTCCTCGAGGGGCCCTCCGTGCCGCTCTCCGACGACGTGATGCGGGGCTTGTGTGACGGGCGCGCTCGTCCGGAGCGGGACGTGAGACCACGCGAGCCCTTCACGCCGGTGGTCGTCGAGTGTGGCAACTTCGCCCACGTCTATCTCTCCGGTGAGCGTGAGGCGCTGGAGGCGCGCGAGTTGTTGGCTCGCTACCCCGAGGTGCTGGCGCGCGCGACGCGAAACCCGGACCTGGGCCTGGTCGCGATGAAGCGAGGCCGCTCCGCCGTGGTGGTGGTGCAAGGCGGTGTGTACGGCCTGGAGGACCTGGAGCGTGCGCCCTTGTCCGCCGAGTTCAGCCGTCGCGCGGTGCGGGACTTCCTCCGAGGGTTGCCGTCCATGCAGACGGCGGGAGACCTGGTGCTCTTCGGTGAGGTGGTCCCCCGTGGCGGCACGGTGGGCTTTGCCTGGGAGTTCGGCTCACACGGCGGACTGACGCGCACGGAGGCCAACAGCCTGGTGTGCTGGCCCGCAAATGCACCGGTGGACCTGTCTGGCTTGAGCCACTGCGTGGATCTTCATGACCGGCTCGCCGAGGCCTACCTGGAGCCCGCGCGCCGCTTGCGGTGGGCCCCGTGAGCGCGAGGGCGGGCTGGAGAGCATGGCCTTCGTCGCGCGGTGGGGGACTCTCCAAGGTGTTGTTCGTGGTGCTGGGGACGCTGTTCTCCCTCGTCCTGCTCTCCACGGCCTTCTTCCGCTGGAATCCGCGCGGGCCGGGGCCGCTGCTGGTGCCGCGCTTCTCGTTCGCGGACTTCCTCGGTGATTTGCCTGGGCACCTCGTGTGGCTGATTCCCTTCGTGCTGCTCCAGGGAAGTGTCATCCCGCTGCGCGCCGTGCAGTGGCAGAGCACGCTGCGCAAGCGGGTGCCCTTCCGCGAGCGCTACCACCTGGTGGCCATCGGCGCCTTCGCCCACAACGTGCTGCCGGGGAAGCTGGGCGATGTGCTGCGCGCGTTCCTCCTGTCGCGCACGGAGCGCATTCCCTTCCTGCTCTGCCTGGGTACGGTGGCCGTCTGCAAGCTGATGGAGTTCGCCGCGCTGATGCTGGTGGTGTCCCTCTCCTTGCTCGGGCCCTTCGGCGACACGCTCTCCCGCTTCCAGGGACAGCTCCAGGTGGCTGTGTTCCTGTGCGTGGGGTTGGTGGTCCTCGTCGTGCTCCTGGCTCGAGGGGCCACGCCCCTGGCGGGCTACCTCCATCGCCGCCACCGCTTCCCCCGCCTGGAGGGCTTCCTCCACCACGTCAGTGACGGGCTGGGCTCGGCGCGCTCCTTCGGGGGCATGGCGAAGGTGCTCTTCTTCTCGATGGGGCCCGTGCTCGCGTCGGTGCTGGCCTACGGGCTGGCGCTCCAGGGGCTGGCCATCCCAGGGGGCCTCTTCGCGGGCGCCGTGGTGCTGGGCGCCATCTCCCTGGGACAGGCGCTTCCAGGCGTGCCCGCGGGCATGGGGCTCTACTACTTCGTCACGAGCTGGGCGGCGCGCAGCCTGGGCTCTTCACCGGAGGACGCGGCGGCCTTCGCCACGCTCACCCACCTGGGGACAGTGCTCAGCCAGGCCGGGGTGGGCGCTGTCTCTGTCTACGTCCGGAAGATTCGGATTCGAGATCTGCGGAAGGGCGGGAGCCTGGCGCGCGAGGCGGCGCAGCACGTGGCCCACGAGTCCGTCGAGCCCGCGCGAACGTGAGAACAGGGGGCCCAGAAACGCGAAAGGGGCCCCGGCTAAGAAGCCGGGACCCCTTATCGACTGTGCCCAGGAGAGGACTCGAACCTCCATGCCCTTGCAGGCGCTAGACCCTGAATCTAGTGTGTCTACCAATTCCACCACCTGGGCAGGTGGTTCACCGCCGCGCTGTGGGGCGCTGCGATGGGCCGGACATATAGAAGTACTGCCCCGCCCCGTCAAGAACTACGTAACAACCTCACTTCTTCAGCGGCCATTTCCCCTGGGCCTCGAGGCCGCGGCGGATGACCGGGTTCTCATCCATGAACGCGGTGAGGGACTCCTCGGTGATTTCGACCACGATGTCCTCCTGGGCGAGCTCCGTCTGGCAGCTCAACCGGGAGTACGGGCGCACGTCGAACCCCATGTCCAGGCGGTCCGCCTCCGCGTCCGTCTGCTCACTCAGCGAGTCGAGTCCCTTGCGCACCCAGATGTGACAGGTGGAGCAGCCGCAGACGCCGCCACAGCTATGGCCCACCTGGGCACCACACTGCTCGGCCGCGTCCAGAAGCGTGGTTCCGGCGGGCACGTCCGCGCTGACCTCGGCCAGCGGGCTCTTGAATGTCACCTTGGGCACGTCAGTATTCCTCCACCGAGTGGCCGGCCACGACCTGGGTGATGGCCTGGTTCATGACCCGCTCGATGAAGGGACGCGACGTCTCATCCAGCGCGTGAACCGCTTCCTTCAGCTTCAAGTAGTCCTGGCCCGCCGCCACCTCGCGCACCTTCGCCATGGCGGCGTCGATGGTGGCCTTCTCCTCACCCTGGAGGAGCGTGCCGTGCTCACGGAGCTGACGGTCGGCCTCGGCCAGTACCCGCTCGGCGTCCACGCGCTGCTCGCGGAGCTGCCGCGCCTGGATGTCGTCCTCGGCGTACTCGATGGAGTCGAGCAGCATCCGCTCAATCTCTTCTTCCGTGAGGCCGTGGCTCGGCTTGACGGTGATGGACTGGGCGGCGCCAGTGCTCTGCTCCTTCGCGGAGACGGAGAGGATGCCGTCCGCGTCCACCTGGAAGCGGACCTCCACCCGGGCCATGCCCGCCGCCAGCGGAGGAATGCCGGAGAGGGTGAAGCGCGCCAGGCTGCGGTTGTCCTCGACCAGCTCGCGCTCGCCCTGAACCACGTGGACGTCCAGCCCCGTCTGCCCGTCCTTGAACGTGGTGAACACCTGCGCCGCGGCGGTGGGGATGGTGGAGTTGCGCTGGATGAGCTTCTCGGTGATGCCACCCATCGTCTCGAGGCCGAGCGACAGCGGAATCACGTCCAGCAGCAGCACCTCGTCCTGTCGCGAATCGTTGGTGAGCAGGTCCGCCTGCACCGCCGCGCCCAGCGCCACCACCTGGTCCGGGTCGATGTCGCCCAGGGGCTCGCGGCCGAACAGCTCCGCCACGTACCGGCGCACCGCGGGCACGCGCGTGGAGCCGCCCACCAGGATGACGCCGTCCAGCTCGCCCGGCGCCACGCCCGCGTCCTTCATCGCCCGACGGCACACGAGGCCCGTCTTCTGTACGAGCGGCTGAATCCACGCGTCGAAGTCCGCGCGCTTCAGCGCATACGCCCGGCCGTCCACCGTGAGGGTCGTCTCCGCCACGTCGGTGAGCGACTCCTTGGCC is part of the Myxococcus landrumus genome and encodes:
- a CDS encoding mevalonate kinase family protein, encoding MDRALSAPGKLFVSGEYAVLWGGVARVAAVAPRTAAYVRRREDARVHVCIEEGTLAGSVTPKGVRWAREVPQGFLFVARALDEALRAHGRASQGFDLAIAPSAVGPNGQKLGMGGSACATVLAAEGARYVLEERHDTLKLALLAHTLGQGGKGSGGDVAASFAGGVLRYRRYDVSPLVDASNGGRLGAALAESPSVDVWRLPTPRVAMAYAFTGESASTKVLIGQVEARLEEVGRRAFVARSDTVGQAVEDGLAGGDFRGFTEAVTAQHALLLELGPLETEAMRRVLSMASAYGCAGKLSGAGGGDGCILFAPDVEARAELCKGLEARGFHTLLLEPEPGVRGETHVDARLRAWMDALV
- a CDS encoding 2Fe-2S iron-sulfur cluster-binding protein, with the translated sequence MPKVTFKSPLAEVSADVPAGTTLLDAAEQCGAQVGHSCGGVCGCSTCHIWVRKGLDSLSEQTDAEADRLDMGFDVRPYSRLSCQTELAQEDIVVEITEESLTAFMDENPVIRRGLEAQGKWPLKK
- the omp85 gene encoding Omp85 family outer membrane protein, coding for MLLPAVLLVILAAAPVKSPSRPAPGLPPTQTDSGSDIIALPMMTFSSDHGLSYGAVGGIYLYGPGKTPYAHGIGAQVLFSSRGVQSHYLRYDGPRLIGPLRLEAGLEYKRELRSPFFGAGNLSAPDFRGDVDNERYAFDKGAPGAWFRLRGRPFGPEHPLQSYVGYAWRYTSVDAYDHSMLTQQRPLGIEGGSTGQLLVGALWDTRDDETDPLEGGVEEIALRVSGQATGSRYQYAGITLSERRYVRLSSRLTLAQRLTLDMLFGDVPFFEWSNTGGVNVSEGIGGMSSVRGIERNRFSGNIKAFTNTELRFHAANLQVFGKSMKVGAVMFLDLGRVWHPGVSDGKWHEWHPGIGGGVRLSRRAAIVRLDYARSTETGRQRVYVTFGHMF
- a CDS encoding alkaline phosphatase family protein, translating into MVGGQLPFFSRLIRSGEFLLDDAFWGSPTSTPYFQAGLLYGLRHSNLPAYSWFDRELGRELRMNVPADALEIERRLRGTGRDSLLDGGGHGYFTLFRAGAENALSMSTLGSLKLMAQGFSYEMMGLAAGRTRSVWSFLRSLGVDAWQSAREMMRWARALGNWSHESAFLVSRIFFQRLGWSFAHTKALVDMARGVPVIYLVYGNYDETAHRRGPRSTLARSELHRVDASLAELHAMARSVEQPYDVVILSDHGHVDSVPLEQRQGARLKSVLLEGPSVPLSDDVMRGLCDGRARPERDVRPREPFTPVVVECGNFAHVYLSGEREALEARELLARYPEVLARATRNPDLGLVAMKRGRSAVVVVQGGVYGLEDLERAPLSAEFSRRAVRDFLRGLPSMQTAGDLVLFGEVVPRGGTVGFAWEFGSHGGLTRTEANSLVCWPANAPVDLSGLSHCVDLHDRLAEAYLEPARRLRWAP
- the hscA gene encoding Fe-S protein assembly chaperone HscA; protein product: MSKNGYLQIHDPLKPKGQAVGIDLGTTHSLVAAVSQGKPHCVPVDDGNALLLPSVVHYGKDGGVVVGAKARALAAEHPTDTISSAKRFIGRSADDAETRKLGHYQFVPGGKVVRFDVAGGNPVTPIEVSGEILRALKRRAEAHFSSKVEQAVITVPAYFDDAQRQATKDAGRLAGLEVLRLLNEPTAAALAYGLDKGSQGTFAVYDLGGGTFDISILKLVDGVFEVKSTGGDSALGGDDFDRAIAQKVFQDLGISAPSPSLVAETLAASRKAKESLTDVAETTLTVDGRAYALKRADFDAWIQPLVQKTGLVCRRAMKDAGVAPGELDGVILVGGSTRVPAVRRYVAELFGREPLGDIDPDQVVALGAAVQADLLTNDSRQDEVLLLDVIPLSLGLETMGGITEKLIQRNSTIPTAAAQVFTTFKDGQTGLDVHVVQGERELVEDNRSLARFTLSGIPPLAAGMARVEVRFQVDADGILSVSAKEQSTGAAQSITVKPSHGLTEEEIERMLLDSIEYAEDDIQARQLREQRVDAERVLAEADRQLREHGTLLQGEEKATIDAAMAKVREVAAGQDYLKLKEAVHALDETSRPFIERVMNQAITQVVAGHSVEEY
- a CDS encoding lysylphosphatidylglycerol synthase transmembrane domain-containing protein translates to MLFVVLGTLFSLVLLSTAFFRWNPRGPGPLLVPRFSFADFLGDLPGHLVWLIPFVLLQGSVIPLRAVQWQSTLRKRVPFRERYHLVAIGAFAHNVLPGKLGDVLRAFLLSRTERIPFLLCLGTVAVCKLMEFAALMLVVSLSLLGPFGDTLSRFQGQLQVAVFLCVGLVVLVVLLARGATPLAGYLHRRHRFPRLEGFLHHVSDGLGSARSFGGMAKVLFFSMGPVLASVLAYGLALQGLAIPGGLFAGAVVLGAISLGQALPGVPAGMGLYYFVTSWAARSLGSSPEDAAAFATLTHLGTVLSQAGVGAVSVYVRKIRIRDLRKGGSLAREAAQHVAHESVEPART